One genomic window of Rhinolophus ferrumequinum isolate MPI-CBG mRhiFer1 chromosome 23, mRhiFer1_v1.p, whole genome shotgun sequence includes the following:
- the HCK gene encoding tyrosine-protein kinase HCK isoform X2, producing MGCMKSKFLRDRGKVSKTEPSANPHSPVYVPDPTSAGKRRPDNNNGNPPGSTEGSEDIIVVALYDYEAIHHEDLSFQKGDQMVVLEESGEWWRARSLATRKEGYIPSNYVARVDSLETEEWFFKGISRKDAERQLLAPGNVLGSFMIRDSETTKGSYSLSVRDYDPQQRDAVKHYKIRTLDNGGFYISPRSTFSTLQELVAHYKKGSDGLCQKLTVPCVSPKPQKPWEKDAWEIPRESLKLEKKLGAGQFGEVWMATYNKHTKVAVKTMKPGSMSVEAFLAEANLMKTLQHDKLVKLHAVVTEEPIYIITEFMAKGSLLDFLKSEEGSKQPLPKLIDFSAQIAEGMAFIEQRNYIHRDLRAANILVSASLVCKIADFGLARIIEDNEYTAREGAKFPIKWTAPEAINFGSFTIKSDVWSFGILLMEIVTYGRIPYPGMSNPEVIRVLERGYRMPRPEHCPEELYNIMTRCWKNRPEERPTFEYIQSVLDDFYTATESQYQQQP from the exons ATGGGGTGCATGAAGTCCAAGTTCCTTCGAGACAGAGGCAAAGTCTCAAAAACTGAGCCCAGTGCCAACCCACACAGCCCCGTGTATGTGCCGGATCCCACGTCCGCAGGCAAGCGG CGACCTGACAACAACAACGGCAACCCTCCAGGGTCCACGGAGG GTTCTGAGGACATCATTGTCGTTGCCCTGTATGATTATGAGGCCATTCACCACGAAGATCTCAGTTTCCAGAAGGGGGACCAGATGGTGGTCCTGGAGGA GTCTGGGGAATGGTGGAGGGCTCGGTCCCTGGCTACCCGGAAAGAGGGCTACATCCCAAGCAACTACGTCGCCCGCGTTGACTCTCTGGAGACAGAGGA GTGGTTCTTTAAGGGCATCAGCCGGAAGGATGCAGAGCGCCAACTGCTGGCCCCGGGCAACGTGCTGGGTTCCTTCATGATCAGGGACAGCGAGACCACCAAAG GGAGCTACTCTTTGTCCGTGCGAGACTATGACCCCCAGCAAAGGGACGCAGTGAAACATTACAAGATCCGGACCCTGGATAATGGGGGCTTCTACATCTCCCCACGGAGCACCTTCAGCACCCTGCAGGAGTTGGTGGCCCACTACAAGA AAGGGAGCGATGGACTCTGCCAGAAGCTTACAGTGCCCTGCGTGTCCCCCAAGCCCCAGAAGCCGTGGGAGAAAGACGCCTGGGAGATTCCCCGGGAATCCCTCAAGCTGGAGAAGAAGCTTGGAGCTGGGCAGTTTGGGGAAGTCTGGATGG CCACCTACAACAAGCACACCAAGGTGGCCGTGAAGACGATGAAGCCGGGGAGCATGTCTGTGGAGGCCTTCCTAGCAGAGGCGAACCTGATGAAGACTCTGCAGCATGACAAGCTGGTGAAGCTGCATGCAGTGGTCACGGAGGAGCCCATCTACATCATCACGGAGTTCATGGCCAAAG gaaGCCTGCTGGACTTCCTGAAAAGCGAAGAAGGCAGCAAGCAGCCATTGCCAAAACTCATCGACTTCTCAGCCCAG ATTGCGGAGGGCATGGCCTTCATCGAGCAGAGGAACTACATTCACCGAGATCTCCGGGCTGCCAACATCTTGGTCTCTGCGTCCCTGGTGTGTAAGATTGCCGACTTCGGCCTGGCGCGGATCATTGAGGATAACGAGTACACGGCTCGGGAAG GGGCCAAGTTCCCCATCAAGTGGACAGCTCCTGAAGCCATTAACTTTGGCTCTTTCACCATCAAGTCGGATGTCTGGTCCTTTGGTATCCTGCTGATGGAGATCGTCACCTATGGCCGGATCCCATACCCAG GAATGTCAAACCCTGAGGTGATCCGGGTACTGGAGCGTGGGTACCGGATGCCCCGGCCAGAGCACTGCCCTGAGGAGCTCTACAACATCATGACTCGTTGCTGGAAGAACCGCCCTGAGGAGCGGCCCACCTTCGAATACATCCAGAGTGTGCTCGATGACTTCTACACAGCCACAGAGAGTCAGTACCAACAGCAGCCATGA
- the HCK gene encoding tyrosine-protein kinase HCK isoform X1, whose protein sequence is MGCMKSKFLRDRGKVSKTEPSANPHSPVYVPDPTSAGKRRPDNNNGNPPGSTEAGSEDIIVVALYDYEAIHHEDLSFQKGDQMVVLEESGEWWRARSLATRKEGYIPSNYVARVDSLETEEWFFKGISRKDAERQLLAPGNVLGSFMIRDSETTKGSYSLSVRDYDPQQRDAVKHYKIRTLDNGGFYISPRSTFSTLQELVAHYKKGSDGLCQKLTVPCVSPKPQKPWEKDAWEIPRESLKLEKKLGAGQFGEVWMATYNKHTKVAVKTMKPGSMSVEAFLAEANLMKTLQHDKLVKLHAVVTEEPIYIITEFMAKGSLLDFLKSEEGSKQPLPKLIDFSAQIAEGMAFIEQRNYIHRDLRAANILVSASLVCKIADFGLARIIEDNEYTAREGAKFPIKWTAPEAINFGSFTIKSDVWSFGILLMEIVTYGRIPYPGMSNPEVIRVLERGYRMPRPEHCPEELYNIMTRCWKNRPEERPTFEYIQSVLDDFYTATESQYQQQP, encoded by the exons ATGGGGTGCATGAAGTCCAAGTTCCTTCGAGACAGAGGCAAAGTCTCAAAAACTGAGCCCAGTGCCAACCCACACAGCCCCGTGTATGTGCCGGATCCCACGTCCGCAGGCAAGCGG CGACCTGACAACAACAACGGCAACCCTCCAGGGTCCACGGAGG CAGGTTCTGAGGACATCATTGTCGTTGCCCTGTATGATTATGAGGCCATTCACCACGAAGATCTCAGTTTCCAGAAGGGGGACCAGATGGTGGTCCTGGAGGA GTCTGGGGAATGGTGGAGGGCTCGGTCCCTGGCTACCCGGAAAGAGGGCTACATCCCAAGCAACTACGTCGCCCGCGTTGACTCTCTGGAGACAGAGGA GTGGTTCTTTAAGGGCATCAGCCGGAAGGATGCAGAGCGCCAACTGCTGGCCCCGGGCAACGTGCTGGGTTCCTTCATGATCAGGGACAGCGAGACCACCAAAG GGAGCTACTCTTTGTCCGTGCGAGACTATGACCCCCAGCAAAGGGACGCAGTGAAACATTACAAGATCCGGACCCTGGATAATGGGGGCTTCTACATCTCCCCACGGAGCACCTTCAGCACCCTGCAGGAGTTGGTGGCCCACTACAAGA AAGGGAGCGATGGACTCTGCCAGAAGCTTACAGTGCCCTGCGTGTCCCCCAAGCCCCAGAAGCCGTGGGAGAAAGACGCCTGGGAGATTCCCCGGGAATCCCTCAAGCTGGAGAAGAAGCTTGGAGCTGGGCAGTTTGGGGAAGTCTGGATGG CCACCTACAACAAGCACACCAAGGTGGCCGTGAAGACGATGAAGCCGGGGAGCATGTCTGTGGAGGCCTTCCTAGCAGAGGCGAACCTGATGAAGACTCTGCAGCATGACAAGCTGGTGAAGCTGCATGCAGTGGTCACGGAGGAGCCCATCTACATCATCACGGAGTTCATGGCCAAAG gaaGCCTGCTGGACTTCCTGAAAAGCGAAGAAGGCAGCAAGCAGCCATTGCCAAAACTCATCGACTTCTCAGCCCAG ATTGCGGAGGGCATGGCCTTCATCGAGCAGAGGAACTACATTCACCGAGATCTCCGGGCTGCCAACATCTTGGTCTCTGCGTCCCTGGTGTGTAAGATTGCCGACTTCGGCCTGGCGCGGATCATTGAGGATAACGAGTACACGGCTCGGGAAG GGGCCAAGTTCCCCATCAAGTGGACAGCTCCTGAAGCCATTAACTTTGGCTCTTTCACCATCAAGTCGGATGTCTGGTCCTTTGGTATCCTGCTGATGGAGATCGTCACCTATGGCCGGATCCCATACCCAG GAATGTCAAACCCTGAGGTGATCCGGGTACTGGAGCGTGGGTACCGGATGCCCCGGCCAGAGCACTGCCCTGAGGAGCTCTACAACATCATGACTCGTTGCTGGAAGAACCGCCCTGAGGAGCGGCCCACCTTCGAATACATCCAGAGTGTGCTCGATGACTTCTACACAGCCACAGAGAGTCAGTACCAACAGCAGCCATGA
- the HCK gene encoding tyrosine-protein kinase HCK isoform X3, with protein sequence MGCMKSKFLRDRGKVSKTEPSANPHSPVYVPDPTSAGKRRPDNNNGNPPGSTEAGSEDIIVVALYDYEAIHHEDLSFQKGDQMVVLEESGEWWRARSLATRKEGYIPSNYVARVDSLETEEWFFKGISRKDAERQLLAPGNVLGSFMIRDSETTKGSYSLSVRDYDPQQRDAVKHYKIRTLDNGGFYISPRSTFSTLQELVAHYKRSDGLCQKLTVPCVSPKPQKPWEKDAWEIPRESLKLEKKLGAGQFGEVWMATYNKHTKVAVKTMKPGSMSVEAFLAEANLMKTLQHDKLVKLHAVVTEEPIYIITEFMAKGSLLDFLKSEEGSKQPLPKLIDFSAQIAEGMAFIEQRNYIHRDLRAANILVSASLVCKIADFGLARIIEDNEYTAREGAKFPIKWTAPEAINFGSFTIKSDVWSFGILLMEIVTYGRIPYPGMSNPEVIRVLERGYRMPRPEHCPEELYNIMTRCWKNRPEERPTFEYIQSVLDDFYTATESQYQQQP encoded by the exons ATGGGGTGCATGAAGTCCAAGTTCCTTCGAGACAGAGGCAAAGTCTCAAAAACTGAGCCCAGTGCCAACCCACACAGCCCCGTGTATGTGCCGGATCCCACGTCCGCAGGCAAGCGG CGACCTGACAACAACAACGGCAACCCTCCAGGGTCCACGGAGG CAGGTTCTGAGGACATCATTGTCGTTGCCCTGTATGATTATGAGGCCATTCACCACGAAGATCTCAGTTTCCAGAAGGGGGACCAGATGGTGGTCCTGGAGGA GTCTGGGGAATGGTGGAGGGCTCGGTCCCTGGCTACCCGGAAAGAGGGCTACATCCCAAGCAACTACGTCGCCCGCGTTGACTCTCTGGAGACAGAGGA GTGGTTCTTTAAGGGCATCAGCCGGAAGGATGCAGAGCGCCAACTGCTGGCCCCGGGCAACGTGCTGGGTTCCTTCATGATCAGGGACAGCGAGACCACCAAAG GGAGCTACTCTTTGTCCGTGCGAGACTATGACCCCCAGCAAAGGGACGCAGTGAAACATTACAAGATCCGGACCCTGGATAATGGGGGCTTCTACATCTCCCCACGGAGCACCTTCAGCACCCTGCAGGAGTTGGTGGCCCACTACAAGA GGAGCGATGGACTCTGCCAGAAGCTTACAGTGCCCTGCGTGTCCCCCAAGCCCCAGAAGCCGTGGGAGAAAGACGCCTGGGAGATTCCCCGGGAATCCCTCAAGCTGGAGAAGAAGCTTGGAGCTGGGCAGTTTGGGGAAGTCTGGATGG CCACCTACAACAAGCACACCAAGGTGGCCGTGAAGACGATGAAGCCGGGGAGCATGTCTGTGGAGGCCTTCCTAGCAGAGGCGAACCTGATGAAGACTCTGCAGCATGACAAGCTGGTGAAGCTGCATGCAGTGGTCACGGAGGAGCCCATCTACATCATCACGGAGTTCATGGCCAAAG gaaGCCTGCTGGACTTCCTGAAAAGCGAAGAAGGCAGCAAGCAGCCATTGCCAAAACTCATCGACTTCTCAGCCCAG ATTGCGGAGGGCATGGCCTTCATCGAGCAGAGGAACTACATTCACCGAGATCTCCGGGCTGCCAACATCTTGGTCTCTGCGTCCCTGGTGTGTAAGATTGCCGACTTCGGCCTGGCGCGGATCATTGAGGATAACGAGTACACGGCTCGGGAAG GGGCCAAGTTCCCCATCAAGTGGACAGCTCCTGAAGCCATTAACTTTGGCTCTTTCACCATCAAGTCGGATGTCTGGTCCTTTGGTATCCTGCTGATGGAGATCGTCACCTATGGCCGGATCCCATACCCAG GAATGTCAAACCCTGAGGTGATCCGGGTACTGGAGCGTGGGTACCGGATGCCCCGGCCAGAGCACTGCCCTGAGGAGCTCTACAACATCATGACTCGTTGCTGGAAGAACCGCCCTGAGGAGCGGCCCACCTTCGAATACATCCAGAGTGTGCTCGATGACTTCTACACAGCCACAGAGAGTCAGTACCAACAGCAGCCATGA